The nucleotide window AACACCTCACCCATCGCACACTTGTCACCCGTCACCAATCCCATCACCACACCTATTAGCATCACCTCACCCGTCACCAATTCCTCACCGATCACACAACCGTCAACCACCACCACACCAATCACCAATTCCTCACCCATCACCACACCCATCACCACACCCATTACCAACACCTCACCCATCACACACTCGTCACCCATCACCATACTAATCACCAACACCTCACCCATCACCACACCCATTACCAACACCTCACCGATCACGCACCGATCACCCATCACCACATCAATCACCAACATCTCACCCATCACACACTTGTCACCCATCACCACACCAATCACCCACATTTTATCCATCACAAATCCCTCACCCACCACCACACCCATCACCAACACCTCATCCATCGCACACCTGTCACCCATCACCACACCCATCAGCATCAACACACCAATTACCAACACCTCACTCACCACACACCCATCACCAACACCTCACCCATCACACACCTGTTACCAGCACCTCACCCATCACAAATCCGTCACTCCCATCACCACCACCTCACCCATCACACACCCGGCACCAACACCTCACCCATCACCACACCCGTCATCCATCACTATACTAATCACCAACACCTCACTCATCACACACTCGTCACCCATCACCACACGAATCACCAACATCTCACCCATCACACGCTCGTCACCCAACACCACACATATCCTTAACACCACTCACATCCCCAACACTTCACCCATCACACACCCGTCACCAACACCTTACCCATCACCACACCAATCACCACATCCATGACGAACACCATACCAATCACCACACCCATCACCACATCCATGACGAACACCACACCAATCCTCACACCAATCACCACATCCATGACAAACACCACACCCATCATCACACCAATCACCACATCCATGACGAGCACCACACCCATCACCACACCAAACACCACATCCATGACGAGCACCACACCCATCACCACACCAATCACCACATCCATGACGAGCACCACACCCATCACCACACCAATCACCACACCCATCAACCACATCCATGACGAACACCACACCCATCACCACACCAATCACCACACCAATCACCACATCCATGACGAGCACCACACCCATCACCACACCAATCACCACATCCATGACGAGCACCACACCCATCACCACACCCATCACCACATCCATGACGAACACCACACCCACCACCACACCCATCACCACATCCATGACGAACACCACATCCATCACCACACCCATCACCACATCCATGACGAGCACCACACCCATCACCACACCAATCACCACACCCATCACCACACCAATCACCACATCCATGACGAGCACCACACCCATCACCACACCCATCACCACATCCATGACGAACACCACACCCATCACTAC belongs to Liolophura sinensis isolate JHLJ2023 chromosome 9, CUHK_Ljap_v2, whole genome shotgun sequence and includes:
- the LOC135474922 gene encoding mucin-2-like, with product MTNTTPITTPITTPITTSMTSTTPITTPITTSMTSTTPITTPITTSMTNTTPTTTPITTSMTNTTSITTPITTSMTSTTPITTPITTPITTPITTSMTSTTPITTPITTSMTNTTPITTPITTPITTPITTSMTSTTPITTPIATSVTNTTPITTSVTNTTPITTPITTPITTSITTSMTNTTPITTPITTPITTPITTPITTSMTNTTPITTPINTSMTNTHYHTQHHT